In Candidatus Nitronauta litoralis, one DNA window encodes the following:
- a CDS encoding GAF domain-containing protein — MDDTGRHFSGAPLDKNFSKDENLNTVLNNIVGEVTSYADHLREQIKKLTDIGRALSGVNDLNALLETIVDQARQFTQADAGTLYIVEDNKLRFKIVQNDSLNIRLGGQTGDAIEFDPVEMKESNVSAFVALHGIPVNIPDVYDTNLFDFTGPKNFDAQYGYRSKSMLVVPMRNHENDIIGVLQLLNSCCKRTQEVHAFSPDFESLTESLASQAAIAITNVKLISDMERLFESFVQVMATAIDEKSPVTGGHIRRVANLTVLMAEEIHKINEGPFKNIRYTPEQLYEIKVAGWMHDIGKVTTPVEIIEKSKKLQTIFDRIHHVDLRLEYAIHCALTEKLQAMLNLKNAGASEEEIKKAEEEGDSKANELREIRKFIQFCNEPREFLDDERVERLRSIREMSFMGLDGTVHNLLTDDELENLSIRKGSITEGERQVMKNHAKITLDMLSQIPFTKKLRNLPHFAGAHHECINGKGYPLGLSGENIPFEGKMMAVTDIAEALTAIDRPYKKAMPLSNVYRILRTMAEHEELDQGLVEFFIENKIYEKYKEKFEPDEVAEESPPETREPAPKPVPKA; from the coding sequence ATGGATGACACAGGGCGACATTTTTCGGGGGCCCCTCTGGATAAAAATTTCTCAAAAGACGAAAACCTCAATACGGTTTTAAATAATATTGTAGGTGAGGTTACCAGTTATGCAGACCATCTCAGGGAGCAGATTAAAAAGCTCACAGATATTGGTCGTGCCCTTTCCGGGGTTAACGATCTCAATGCCCTGCTCGAGACCATTGTGGATCAGGCGCGACAATTTACCCAAGCCGACGCTGGCACTCTATATATTGTAGAAGACAACAAGCTCCGCTTCAAAATCGTACAAAATGACAGTCTGAACATCCGTTTGGGTGGGCAAACCGGGGATGCGATAGAGTTTGATCCGGTCGAAATGAAAGAGTCTAATGTGTCGGCCTTCGTCGCACTCCACGGTATTCCAGTCAATATCCCTGATGTTTACGACACAAACCTTTTTGATTTTACTGGTCCCAAAAACTTTGATGCCCAGTACGGGTACCGTTCGAAATCCATGCTGGTTGTTCCCATGCGCAACCATGAAAACGATATTATTGGCGTGCTTCAACTATTGAACTCGTGTTGTAAGCGTACCCAGGAGGTGCACGCTTTTTCACCTGATTTTGAAAGTCTTACCGAGTCTCTAGCCTCGCAGGCGGCTATCGCAATCACAAACGTAAAGCTCATTTCGGACATGGAGCGCTTGTTCGAATCCTTTGTTCAGGTGATGGCAACAGCTATTGATGAAAAATCTCCTGTAACAGGCGGGCACATTCGCAGAGTGGCTAACCTCACCGTATTAATGGCTGAAGAAATTCATAAGATCAATGAAGGCCCTTTTAAAAATATCCGATATACCCCGGAGCAATTATATGAAATAAAAGTTGCCGGGTGGATGCATGATATAGGGAAGGTCACCACACCGGTCGAAATTATTGAAAAGAGTAAAAAGCTTCAAACCATTTTTGATCGCATCCACCATGTCGACCTTCGTCTGGAGTACGCAATTCATTGCGCCCTTACTGAAAAACTTCAGGCCATGCTCAATCTTAAAAACGCGGGGGCATCTGAGGAAGAAATCAAAAAGGCCGAAGAAGAAGGCGATAGCAAGGCTAACGAATTACGTGAAATCAGAAAGTTCATCCAATTCTGCAATGAACCTCGAGAGTTTTTGGATGATGAGCGGGTGGAACGACTCAGAAGTATACGCGAAATGAGCTTTATGGGATTGGATGGAACCGTCCACAATCTTTTAACTGACGATGAGTTGGAAAACCTTTCTATCCGCAAAGGCAGCATTACAGAAGGCGAGAGACAGGTGATGAAGAATCACGCAAAGATTACACTGGACATGCTCAGTCAGATTCCCTTCACCAAAAAATTGCGTAACCTTCCCCACTTTGCCGGGGCTCATCATGAATGTATTAATGGGAAAGGTTATCCGCTTGGTCTTTCGGGAGAAAATATCCCCTTTGAAGGAAAGATGATGGCTGTGACTGATATCGCGGAAGCACTCACTGCAATTGACCGGCCATACAAAAAAGCCATGCCATTAAGTAATGTTTATCGGATTCTGAGAACGATGGCGGAACACGAGGAGCTTGATCAAGGGCTGGTCGAGTTTTTTATCGAAAATAAAATATATGAAAAGTATAAAGAAAAATTTGAACCTGATGAAGTCGCCGAAGAATCCCCACCTGAAACGAGGGAACCTGCTCCAAAACCAGTTCCCAAAGCCTGA
- a CDS encoding DJ-1/PfpI family protein has product MAKKVLIPLAPGFEEIETITVVDVLRRAGARVILGGTERGPIKGSRGILVMPDAPLEIQSPKDFDMIVLPGGQPGTTNLENNPGLIHFLKTMNQEQKHIAAICAAPLVLQKAGLIKNKNITSHPSVEKQLKVKGYLDERVVVDGNFTTSRAPGTAMEFALKLVELLYNPEMVEKVNAGMLART; this is encoded by the coding sequence ATGGCAAAAAAGGTTTTAATCCCTTTAGCTCCAGGTTTTGAAGAAATTGAAACCATCACAGTAGTGGATGTCCTCAGGAGGGCAGGTGCAAGGGTAATATTAGGAGGAACTGAAAGGGGCCCGATCAAGGGTTCGCGTGGCATTTTGGTAATGCCGGATGCCCCATTGGAAATCCAGTCACCTAAGGACTTTGATATGATCGTACTACCGGGAGGGCAACCGGGAACCACTAACCTGGAAAACAATCCAGGACTGATTCATTTTCTTAAAACCATGAATCAGGAACAAAAACATATCGCCGCGATTTGTGCCGCTCCACTGGTCCTCCAAAAAGCAGGATTGATCAAAAATAAAAATATAACGTCTCACCCCTCGGTTGAAAAACAGCTAAAGGTCAAAGGGTATTTGGATGAACGGGTCGTGGTTGACGGCAATTTCACAACCAGTAGGGCCCCTGGAACTGCAATGGAATTTGCCCTGAAGCTGGTAGAATTATTGTACAACCCTGAAATGGTGGAAAAGGTAAATGCCGGGATGCTCGCTAGAACCTGA
- a CDS encoding PhzF family phenazine biosynthesis protein → MRRSFQFFQIDVFTDKPLSGNPLAVFPDAKGLNSHQMQKIAAEMNLSETTFVFPSTKPEADFDVRIFTPGKEIPFGGHPTLGTAEVLKYLAGDFMPSLCFNMGVGNVPVEWENGFCFMQQPEPEFSSPLPETSLAAEALGLPLESLHATLPVQEVSTGFPALMIPLKDINSVKKIELNLHALKKILRSLDLVYPFCIVSENKDCQVHARSFAPFIGIPEDPATGSVAGALGAYLLHYGILGKDSISISIEQGVEMGRASEIRVEAKRDGGVIGSIRVGGKSQIVIEGQLQL, encoded by the coding sequence ATGCGGCGTTCCTTCCAATTCTTCCAAATCGATGTCTTCACCGATAAGCCTCTGAGTGGAAACCCGCTTGCGGTATTTCCGGATGCTAAAGGGTTGAACTCACACCAAATGCAAAAAATTGCAGCTGAGATGAACCTGTCTGAGACTACGTTCGTATTTCCATCAACCAAACCGGAAGCTGATTTTGACGTCCGTATTTTCACTCCTGGAAAGGAAATTCCATTTGGCGGCCACCCGACTCTGGGGACTGCCGAGGTCTTGAAATATCTGGCGGGCGATTTCATGCCTTCATTGTGTTTCAATATGGGGGTCGGTAATGTGCCTGTTGAATGGGAAAACGGCTTTTGTTTTATGCAACAACCTGAGCCAGAATTTTCCTCCCCTCTTCCGGAAACATCCTTAGCCGCCGAAGCTCTTGGCCTTCCTTTAGAATCCCTCCATGCTACATTACCTGTCCAGGAAGTAAGTACAGGTTTTCCTGCCCTGATGATTCCTCTCAAAGACATAAATTCTGTTAAAAAAATTGAACTTAATCTTCATGCTTTGAAAAAAATTCTGCGCTCACTGGACCTTGTGTATCCTTTCTGTATTGTTTCAGAAAATAAGGATTGTCAGGTCCATGCAAGGAGCTTTGCGCCTTTTATTGGGATTCCAGAAGATCCTGCCACTGGAAGTGTTGCGGGGGCTTTGGGGGCTTACCTGCTGCATTATGGAATCCTTGGTAAGGATTCCATTTCCATTTCAATTGAGCAAGGTGTTGAGATGGGACGTGCTTCAGAAATTCGAGTTGAAGCAAAACGGGATGGAGGGGTGATCGGATCTATTAGGGTCGGGGGAAAATCGCAAATTGTCATAGAAGGCCAATTGCAGCTTTAA